The nucleotide window CGTATTTTACATAAGATTTTGTCACTTCAATATAATAACCAAAAACTGAGTTGTAGCCAATCCTTAAAGTTGGTATACCAGTTCTTTTTTTCTCTTTCTCTTCAATTTTTAAAATATAATCTTTTGCATTTCGAGAAATACTTCGTAGTTCATCTAAAAGTTCGGAAACATTCTCTTTAATAATTCCTCCTTCAGTAATTGCTAAAGGCGGGTCTTCAACAATTGTTTTTTCAATCTTTTCAATTAAGGTATTGAAATTAGCAATTTTTTCTCCTAAATATTTAAGTCTTTCATTATCATTATTAATCAATAATTCTTTTAAGGGAGAAGAAATTTTCAGCCACTCTTTTAAATTTACTAAATCTCGGGCATTAGCCCTTTCGGTTGCGATTCGGGAGGAAATCCTTTCAATATCTCCAATCTTTTCTAAGTAATTTTCCAATTCTTTCATTAGCGAATAGGAAGAGCAAATTTTTTCCACTGCCGAAAGGCGATGGTTAATTTCATCAATATCTAATAAGGGATACAAAAGCCATCTTCTTAAAAGTCTTCCTCCTTGTGGTGTCAAAGTTTTATCAATAATTGACAACAAAGAACCTTCGACACTATTGTCGCTAATTCTTTCTAATAATTCTAAATTTCTTCTGGTTGGTTTATCTAAGACTAAATAATTTCTTAACTCCTGATAAGTTATTTTGGAGATATTGTTTAAAGCACCTTTCTGAGTTTCTTCTAAATAATAAAGACAGGCGCCAGCCGCCGAAATAACTTCCGGAAGATTTTCAATACCAAAGCCTACTAAATTGGCGACATTAAAAAATTTCTTTAATTTCTCATAAGCAAAATCAAAAGAAAAATAATAAGAGTCTAAGGGAGTTAAGCAAAAATCCTTTTTTAACAAAACTTCAATCTCTTTTTTATCTTGGGGATAAATAATTTCCTTTGGTTCAATTTTTAAAAGTTCTTCTTTTATCTCTTCTTTTTTTATTAGACTAACATAAAAATCACCAGTAGAGATATCACAATAAGCAATACCACAATTTTCTTCTAAATAAAGAGAAAGTAGGAAATGGTTTTTTTTATCTTCTAATAAAGAAGGTCGGGAGATAGCACCAGGTGTTATTACTTCCACCACTTCGCGTTTAATAATCTTTCGCGAGGTTTCCGGAATTTCTAACTGTTCACAGATCGCTACCTTATAACCGGCTTTTATTAATTTGGAAAGATAGGTATCCAGTGATTTATGAGGAATTCCAGCCAAAGGTATTTTTTCGCTCTTTCCGTAAGAACGGGAAGTGAGTGTTAGACCCAATACTTTGGAAGCGATTTTCGCATCTTCGTAAAACATCTCATAAAAATCGCCTAAACGAAAAAGGAGAATAGCATCTTGATATTTTCTCTTAATCTGATGATATTGGGCTAATAGGGGAGTTAAACTCTCTTTATCCTTTGACATCCCATTGCCAACACTCAAAACAGATAGCAATAGGTTCTTTCAATTCCTTTTGACAATAAGGACAGTTAATTTTTTCTCTATTTTTAACAATCTCTATATAACTATTAAGATTCTTATAAGCTTCCTCTAAATCATTTAGTTTCAAATAGGTTTTGGCTAAAAGAAGATAAATTTCTAGTATTTTATCTTTTTCCTTTTCTAAAATATTAATCGCTTCTTTTAGATTTTCCATCTTTTCATAAAATTCCAAGATTTCCCAATAATATTCTTTTTCTTTTGTTTCCTTACCAAATTCCTTGTAAATATTTACTAATTCTTCATAACGACCCAAAGAGAATAAAGCATTGGCTAATTTGTCTTTAATAAGAGAAAGTTTTTGTGGATAATTTCTTAAAAATTTTAACCAATAAGAGATTGCCTCTTCATACTCTTTTTCATTTTCGTAATAATTTCCTAAATATAACAAGCCATAAAAAGAGTTCTCATCATATTTTAATGATTTTTCTAAATATTCCTTGGCTTCTTTTTTATCTTTTGTTAGAAGACGATTCCCTAATTCGGCATAAAAAGTAGCAAGTTGTTTTTTATCAAAAAGACTATTTCCATATTTGTTTAAAAATTGAATAGCCAAAGGATAATTTTCTGTTTTTAGATATAAAGTGAAAAGTAAAGAAGCACTATCTCTATCTTTCCAACCACTTTTAATTATCTCTTCTAACAAACTTATCGCCTTAAAATATCTGCCATCTTGGGCTAAGAAATAAGATAATTTTTTAAAAACAATTAATT belongs to candidate division WOR-3 bacterium and includes:
- the mutS gene encoding DNA mismatch repair protein MutS — its product is MSKDKESLTPLLAQYHQIKRKYQDAILLFRLGDFYEMFYEDAKIASKVLGLTLTSRSYGKSEKIPLAGIPHKSLDTYLSKLIKAGYKVAICEQLEIPETSRKIIKREVVEVITPGAISRPSLLEDKKNHFLLSLYLEENCGIAYCDISTGDFYVSLIKKEEIKEELLKIEPKEIIYPQDKKEIEVLLKKDFCLTPLDSYYFSFDFAYEKLKKFFNVANLVGFGIENLPEVISAAGACLYYLEETQKGALNNISKITYQELRNYLVLDKPTRRNLELLERISDNSVEGSLLSIIDKTLTPQGGRLLRRWLLYPLLDIDEINHRLSAVEKICSSYSLMKELENYLEKIGDIERISSRIATERANARDLVNLKEWLKISSPLKELLINNDNERLKYLGEKIANFNTLIEKIEKTIVEDPPLAITEGGIIKENVSELLDELRSISRNAKDYILKIEEKEKKRTGIPTLRIGYNSVFGYYIEVTKSYVKYVPKDYIRKQTLSNAERFITPELKEYETKILTADEKIKALEYEIFINLRKEISKQIKEVFEFAKIVAEVDVYLSLARVAKEKNYVKPIIDNSDEIIIKDGRHPVVEELVGENFIPNDTYLNSSTDQILLITGPNMSGKSTYLRQVALIVILAQMGSFVPASYCKIGVVDKIFTRIGASDDLSRGVSTFLAEMQETANILNNATERSLVILDEVGRGTATYDGLAIAWATTEYLHSHPKVRPKTIFATHFHELTDIARYLPRVKNYTFLVKEKGDEIIFLRKLVEGASSRSYGIEVAKLAGLPKEVIERAREVLKYLENGEEVSLKGLRDKNPLQLTLFYPIEHPILEEIKKLNLNELSPLEVFQIVLNWQKRIKEEG
- a CDS encoding tetratricopeptide repeat protein codes for the protein MTILIIFIIFVLFVAFYPIIINLIRKQKFFPTLFTESLISYIAGKKEEAIKKMEELVKTNSEFIDGYLYLIDWYQEKGEIEKAKKINELLSLRRNLPRDKELIVFKKLSYFLAQDGRYFKAISLLEEIIKSGWKDRDSASLLFTLYLKTENYPLAIQFLNKYGNSLFDKKQLATFYAELGNRLLTKDKKEAKEYLEKSLKYDENSFYGLLYLGNYYENEKEYEEAISYWLKFLRNYPQKLSLIKDKLANALFSLGRYEELVNIYKEFGKETKEKEYYWEILEFYEKMENLKEAINILEKEKDKILEIYLLLAKTYLKLNDLEEAYKNLNSYIEIVKNREKINCPYCQKELKEPIAICFECWQWDVKG